The proteins below are encoded in one region of Nilaparvata lugens isolate BPH chromosome X, ASM1435652v1, whole genome shotgun sequence:
- the LOC120354393 gene encoding uncharacterized protein LOC120354393 — protein sequence MGVEEMEEEKTNLLKSSAHSQDEKIKLELETRGQNENNRWLQERKLRVTASNFGLISKRLQRSKWATVVKQLLYSKVSNDATLYGQLHEPAAINVFQEMEEIQVQPCGLFVDKEHDFLAASPDGLVGGDNLIEVKCSKSAENLTISEAVIKVKSFCLEKLRCGNVRLKKKHNYYYQVQGQLHVAEKKSVIL from the exons ATGGGAGTAgaagaaatggaagaagaaaagacaAACTTGTTGAAATCTTCGGCACATTCTCAAGATGAAAAGATCAAACTAGAGCTGGAAACACGTGGACAAAACGAGAACAACCGGTGGCTTCAAGAAAGAAAGTTACGTGTTACTGCATCAAACTTCGGTTTGATCAGTAAAAGATTGCAAAGGTCGAAATGGGCGACAGTCGTCAAACAATTATTATACAGCAAGGTCTCAAACGATGCTACGTTGTATGGACAGCTCCACGAACCAGCTGCCATAAATGTGTTTCAAGAAATGGAAGAAATTCAAGTTCAACCTTGTGGTTTGTTTGTTGACAAAGAACATGACTTCTTGGCGGCTTCACCTGACGGACTGGTCGGAGGTGATAATCTGATTGAGGTGAAATGTTCGAAGTCTGCTGAAAACCTCACTATCAGCGAAGCCGTGATCAAAGTGAAATCATTCTGCTTGGAAAAACTACGTTGTGGAAACGTCCGTCTCAAGAAaaaacacaattattattaccag GTGCAAGGGCAACTACATGTAGCTGAGAAAAAATCTGTTATTTTGTAG